One segment of Amycolatopsis alba DSM 44262 DNA contains the following:
- the gntA gene encoding guanitoxin biosynthesis heme-dependent pre-guanitoxin N-hydroxylase GntA, whose protein sequence is MSDPKAELEAFIQTTEFSCLGARAALKKGSIVHGHYPALGDPESARAHYRDMLGYARGIRPTLSDKSFRTFVSTFEEPGGVLDEEEYERLLWRHLQLIHDIDSRTYGLDEGATSDPDEPNFGFHVAGHSFFVVGMHPGSSRASRRFSRPAIAFNSLMQFMLLGDKFFSMQDAIRKRETTNNGSVNPSFTTYEYQMPSRHFSGRMTEEDWKCPFTSRHEPSSVKYTSDVMQRPTG, encoded by the coding sequence ATGAGCGACCCGAAAGCGGAGCTCGAAGCGTTCATCCAGACCACGGAGTTCAGCTGTCTCGGCGCTCGCGCGGCGCTGAAAAAGGGCTCGATCGTCCACGGCCACTACCCGGCGCTGGGGGATCCGGAATCGGCGCGCGCCCACTACCGCGACATGCTCGGCTACGCCCGCGGTATCCGGCCCACGTTGTCGGACAAGAGTTTCCGCACCTTCGTGTCCACCTTCGAGGAACCCGGCGGTGTTCTCGACGAGGAGGAGTACGAACGCCTGCTGTGGCGCCATCTCCAGCTCATCCACGACATCGACAGCCGCACCTACGGTCTCGACGAAGGCGCGACTTCCGACCCTGACGAGCCGAACTTCGGGTTCCACGTCGCCGGGCACTCGTTCTTCGTCGTCGGCATGCACCCCGGCTCTTCCCGCGCGAGCCGCCGGTTCTCGCGGCCGGCGATCGCGTTCAACTCGCTGATGCAGTTCATGTTGCTGGGGGACAAGTTCTTCTCGATGCAGGACGCGATCCGCAAACGCGAGACGACCAACAACGGCTCGGTGAACCCGAGCTTCACCACCTACGAGTACCAGATGCCGTCCCGCCACTTCTCCGGCCGGATGACCGAAGAGGACTGGAAGTGCCCGTTCACCTCGCGGCACGAGCCTTCGTCGGTCAAGTACACCTCGGACGTGATGCAGCGC
- a CDS encoding thioesterase II family protein, with the protein MTVPITTRPWLPGGIPPGGATRLFCFPHAGASAAVYREWVLAADDELAVLPVQLPGRAERGRETPHTDVESLVDAAIDGLGDALTGDFAFFGHSVGALTAYLLTRRLAERGATLPKHLFVSGRAAPQLPDTRLQLRDLPDERLAAELHALGGLPDVLRRERELLALFLPLMRADLAVNETYRHVPGEPLPVPLTVFGGDRDPRADLDELSAWLELAADSAMVTYPGGHFYLEQRVPELLGVIHRKLGR; encoded by the coding sequence ATGACCGTACCGATCACGACCCGGCCCTGGCTGCCCGGCGGGATCCCGCCGGGCGGCGCGACCAGGCTGTTCTGCTTCCCGCACGCGGGAGCGAGCGCGGCGGTCTACCGCGAATGGGTCCTCGCGGCGGACGACGAGCTGGCCGTCCTGCCGGTTCAGCTGCCCGGCCGGGCCGAACGCGGCCGCGAGACGCCGCACACCGACGTCGAAAGCCTGGTCGACGCGGCCATCGACGGTCTCGGCGACGCGCTGACCGGGGACTTCGCGTTCTTCGGGCACAGCGTCGGCGCACTGACCGCGTACCTGCTCACCCGCAGGCTCGCCGAGCGCGGGGCCACGCTGCCGAAACACCTGTTCGTGTCGGGAAGGGCGGCGCCGCAGCTGCCCGACACCCGGCTCCAGCTGCGGGACCTGCCAGACGAGCGGCTCGCCGCCGAACTCCACGCTCTCGGCGGGCTGCCGGACGTCCTGCGGCGCGAACGGGAACTGCTGGCGCTGTTCCTGCCGCTGATGCGGGCCGACCTGGCGGTCAACGAGACGTACCGGCATGTGCCGGGGGAGCCGTTGCCGGTGCCGCTGACCGTGTTCGGCGGCGACCGCGACCCGCGGGCCGATCTGGACGAACTGTCGGCGTGGCTCGAACTCGCCGCCGACTCGGCGATGGTCACCTACCCCGGCGGGCACTTCTACCTCGAACAGCGCGTACCGGAGCTGCTCGGGGTGATCCACCGAAAACTGGGCCGATGA
- a CDS encoding 4'-phosphopantetheinyl transferase family protein, with translation MTTQWFSAWKQPSGALGERLRPGRDAHVWRIPLARVLAPGSAEVYGLLGALSEDELRRAAAIAVDEERARFLASHVALRDILASYTGAAPSALRFTRDGDRPALAGETGIEFSLSRSGALALVAVTAGVRVGVDIEEVREVDHDGLAARTLRPEEAATVREPLAFFRYWTCKEAYLKVDGTGLAGLPGPSFTLTGGDVVFDDRPEWTITELDAGAGNAAALAVPARPVTVRAFDWLPGRQRAAGEHRKGGVK, from the coding sequence ATGACGACGCAATGGTTCTCGGCCTGGAAACAGCCTTCGGGCGCGCTGGGCGAGCGGCTGCGCCCCGGCCGGGACGCGCACGTGTGGCGGATCCCCCTCGCGCGGGTGCTCGCCCCTGGCTCGGCCGAGGTCTACGGCCTGCTCGGCGCGCTCTCCGAAGACGAGCTGCGCCGCGCGGCCGCCATCGCGGTGGACGAAGAACGGGCCCGGTTCCTGGCCTCGCATGTCGCGCTGCGCGACATCCTCGCCTCGTACACGGGCGCCGCGCCGTCCGCGCTGCGCTTCACGCGGGACGGCGACCGCCCGGCACTGGCAGGTGAGACGGGGATCGAGTTCAGCCTGTCCCGCTCCGGCGCGCTGGCGCTGGTCGCGGTCACCGCCGGGGTCCGGGTCGGCGTCGACATCGAAGAGGTCCGGGAGGTCGACCACGACGGCCTGGCCGCCCGGACGCTGCGTCCGGAAGAGGCCGCCACCGTGCGCGAGCCGCTGGCCTTCTTCCGGTACTGGACCTGCAAGGAGGCCTATCTCAAGGTCGACGGCACCGGCCTGGCCGGACTGCCGGGCCCCTCCTTCACCCTCACCGGCGGTGACGTCGTCTTCGACGACCGTCCTGAGTGGACGATCACGGAACTGGACGCCGGCGCCGGCAACGCGGCCGCGCTGGCCGTCCCGGCGCGCCCGGTCACCGTGCGCGCCTTCGACTGGCTTCCCGGCAGGCAGCGAGCAGCCGGGGAGCACCGGAAAGGCGGAGTGAAATGA